Genomic DNA from Stigmatopora argus isolate UIUO_Sarg chromosome 13, RoL_Sarg_1.0, whole genome shotgun sequence:
agttattacacagaagggactgtgtgtcgtgttaccgcaagtttagagtcctgatggatgtggggaaaaaactgtccttaagcctatttgtccgtactttgtgagaccactgaacaaagctgttggtagcaatctgaagtttccaactcatccattaaACTGCAGGTTCCAAAGAGCAAAAAATAACAACTCAATGTCTGAAATACATGCTAACACAAAAATCCTTAAAAAACTTAgtattgtttttggaatgaacaAAGGTGATCTTCAACAAGTTTTTGTCACTTTAAGGTGTATGGAAGCATTCTGGACATATGGCCGTGGAGGCCGTGTGGAGGATCCTTATGTCAGCATCACCAGGAAGAAGCAGATGCTGCGACAGGGCAGGGCCGAGACGGTGGAGTGCCAGGTTGGCCAGGCCGAGGGCAAGCTGGTGACACACCGGGCAGCCTTCGCGCGCACCGCCGTGATGCAAGCCTTCTTGGGATCAGCTCCGCAGCTTACCCTGCAGCTGTACATCTGCGTGTTGCAGCAAAAAGTGTCCATCGGAAGAGGTGAGACGGTTGCCTTCACTCCCGGTGACGGCAAGAGATTTCTTTCTGATCCATTGGGACTAGGGGGTGTTCCTTCTCACCTCCTTCCTTCCCTGACGAGGTTTAGCCCATCACCAATCAGAACAACTGGCAAATCTACCCTAGAATTTCAGGCTGTACACAAGTCAAATCTTCATCGAGCTGGTTTTGGTTTTCGCTTAAAGACTAAAGTAACTCACCTTGCTCATCAAAACCTCAATAAAAGAAACCAAAACAATAATtagcagcccggcggatgagtggttagtgtgttggcctcagttctggggtcctgggttcaaatccaggtctgtgtTGTtcccgggtgctccggtttcctcccacattccaaaaacatgcatggtaggctgagtggACACTTTAAactacccctaggtatgagtgtgagcgtgaatggttgtccatcttctcgtgccttgcgattggctggccatcgattcagggtgtcccccgcctctggcccgaagtcagctgggatgggctccggcaccccccgcgaccctcgtgaggataaagcggttctgaaaatgaatgaatgtatgaaaacAACAATTGTCTGGTGCTGGCATCCTTACTTGAAGGCATCGAGAGGGAGGTTCCCATGGCTTGCAATGCATACAACAAGCCTGCATGCATTTAATACAATATAATTAACCTAATGGGTTTTGCATTAGGAATGCattgtgtattttaatgcaaGGGATGTGTGCGTGTTCATTTTTTCGGCGAGGTCAAACGGAGGTAAAAAAACGTCAACACtgggttcttttttttagaGACTGTTTGCTATTTGCCAAATTGTAAGGTTTCAACTCAAGATTTTCTTGGTGAAAGATGTCACAACTGATcatctaaatcacatgtgtcaaagtggcggcccgggggccaaatctggcccgctgaatcattttgtgtggggcgggaaagtaaatcatgagtgccgactttctgttttaggatcaaattaaaatgaagagtatacatgtatattacatttcctgattttcccccttttaaatcaataattgtcattttttaatcaatttttctgtgtttttagttcaaaaatcattttgtaaaatctaaaaatatatttaaaaaaagctaaaataaacattgttttagatctataaaaaaactgaatattcagggcttttaatccagttcttttaatcaatttattaaaaaaattaagttgaccttaaagcggcccgcgaaccaacccgagtctgacacccttgatctaaatcGTACTGTAATCCCATTATAAGACTAACgtcaattgtttttttgctcAGGCACACTGATGGCCATCTCCCTGTTATCCATTGTGTACGGCGCCATCCGCTGCAACATCCTGGCCATCAAGATCAAATACGACGAGTACCAAGTGGTGATGAGTCCTCCGGCCTATCTTTGCATCTTCCTGTGGCGCAGCTGCGAAATCGCCAGCCGCGTAGCGGTACTTGTAGTCTTTAGCTCGGTACTTAAAATCTGGATCCTGCCCGTGGTTCTTCTCAACTTCCTGATCTTCTTCTTCTACCCGTGGATCCTCTTCTGGAGGAACCACTCGCCCTTCCCTCAACACATCGAGAAAACGCTGACCTACGTGGGAACAGGCGTCGTGCTCTGCATGCTGACCTTCCTCTACGCCGGCATCAATGTCTTCTGCTGGTCGGCCGTTCAAGTCAAGCTCAGCGACCCGGACTTGATCAGCAAGTCCCAGAACTGGTACCGCATGGCGGTGTACTACATGCTGCGGTTCATCGAGAACGCCTCGTTGTTGCTCGCTTGGTACCTCTTCAGAACTGACCTCTCTGAGTTCATGTCGGCACACTTTCTCGTTCTGGGGGCACTCGGGGCCTACGTGGCCGGCGTCTTTTTTATGCTGCTCTTCTACCAGAACTGCCACCCGTGTCGTCGGCTCTTCGTCTCCAGCATTGGACAGAATGTTGGCGACTGCTGCACGCTTCTGTGCCTGTCTTCCGCGTCCGATGGCCCGTACAGGGATCGGCGCTCGCCTGCCAAGCTCGGGACATCGGGCAACGTTCAGGGAGACGGACCTTGACTCTATAACTTATCGGATGTTGTTGGTGGCGCTAGTTGGAGGGGACGCCTATCTTAGGCAATGTTTAACTATTTCAGTGCCAACATCATTCTggtgggagggctgacagcgaatgaacaaataataattacagtaatccctcgaatatcgcggttaatgtagaccacacatggcggcgataatcgaaaaatgtagggtcactcctattataatttttattattgtatatatttttgcctAAAGTGCTGACTTCTAGTAGCAAatgtggcttctgcttacgagtttcagcgtggattttcacatttttatgaactttaaaaatatatatattataaaaaaatagtacagtggtacctcgagatacgatgttAATaagttccgggactgagctcgtatgtcgatttactggtaactcaaatgaacgtttcccatagaaattaactaaaaacaaattaattcgttccaaccctctgaaaaaacaccaaaaacaggataatggattggaaaaacatttttatttgttctaattcgccatttatcaacaaagtaacaaataactagtggtttaatagcactaaaatgtgtttaatatgattaaaattagatggatttcgcggaggggagagacggacagaaagaggagggactttttgcacggcaacgcgctcgtaacataacatgaacaaatttaaatgaacttggattacgatgcatctcaataaatttaatctaaccttacactaaacttaattctaattttgttttaaattttgatacctttcttctcccgggttggctctatttgccccgcctacaccctgactttcagatgcagctaaaaggaacctatcgagggttgtttgcttttgtattcccttcaaaatattaccaaaatgatggacacaaatgttctcacaataggataatggacgaccacttgccaacgagaagtagtgcaTACGCCATTcccactgactaacgggaaaaaaacacagaaaaaatgcaatgctccgcccagtgctcgcagagacattacaaagagggagttgcggggagagagagacagtgcccatgatgttcttatgagcagcctctcgcgtccgctgtctgctcgtatatcaaaatttgtctcgtatctcaagataaatatttgctcaaaattttactcgtatctcaaattgctcgcatGTCGCGGcattcgtatgtcgaggtacactgtagtggagtggaaaaaaatcacgaagtagtaaagacgcgataatcgagggattactgtatatgctGCCAGActcccattttaaatggattagagTTCTATAACTGTTAATGGTAGCCAGTGAGTTAGCCCAGACTACTTGCTACAATATGTTTACACCATACACCCTTCATTCCATCAGATATTTTATACAATCATGACATTATGTGAATCTGTTTATGAATTGTTCAATTTGAACATTGGCCAGAAATGTtagaaattattgtttttttttctcactcaaAATCAGTTTGAATTTTAACTTTGAATGTGATtcttttattgaaaaatgaaatactatGAAAGTAGCGGGGCAGATCAAATCCATGTATTATTTGTTGAGTGCCAAACTCgttttctacatgtaaaattATAATTGGTACAATCACTTTCATTTCTTGACATGGACAcaatttcatagcacctttaaacttgcatttaaacattttttttttttaattctgattCACCTTTTTGAATTGTTGCTCGTTTTAAAACCAAAGGAGCGGACAGCTAGTCAACTCATAAATTtaccaaatatttttatttctgtaCAGTAAATCCAATGTACCAAAACATATTGAAAATTTTAGTCTGAAGCCAAAATCACAATATTATCCTTTTTAGGATTTGTGATTGTCATGTGAtttttcagccattttgggCCCTACATAGTAGCTTGTTTTTATAAG
This window encodes:
- the xk gene encoding membrane transport protein XK codes for the protein MRLPCSIFLTVSLFTAEMSAALYLSSTYRSAGDRVWQILTLIFSLVPSMLVQLALIFFHRDLGRDRPFILLLHMLQLGPVVRCMEAFWTYGRGGRVEDPYVSITRKKQMLRQGRAETVECQVGQAEGKLVTHRAAFARTAVMQAFLGSAPQLTLQLYICVLQQKVSIGRGTLMAISLLSIVYGAIRCNILAIKIKYDEYQVVMSPPAYLCIFLWRSCEIASRVAVLVVFSSVLKIWILPVVLLNFLIFFFYPWILFWRNHSPFPQHIEKTLTYVGTGVVLCMLTFLYAGINVFCWSAVQVKLSDPDLISKSQNWYRMAVYYMLRFIENASLLLAWYLFRTDLSEFMSAHFLVLGALGAYVAGVFFMLLFYQNCHPCRRLFVSSIGQNVGDCCTLLCLSSASDGPYRDRRSPAKLGTSGNVQGDGP